Below is a genomic region from Ahaetulla prasina isolate Xishuangbanna chromosome 16, ASM2864084v1, whole genome shotgun sequence.
TGCTCTTGGCTTCATGTGTGGGTTTGTGGCTTAGCATGATTCAAGGGGGCCTTCATAGCACATCTGGGCTAGACCCTGGCCCATGTTTCAGGGATGGGAGTGAGGGGTCTCCCAGGTTGCTATGGAATTAAGAAAGCGGTCACAAACCAGATGGGAGCCCGGTCGTTCCCCCTGAATTCTGGCTGGCTGACGATAAACAGAGGAACGTGTTGGAAAACAGCAGAAACAAAGGGACCTTGAAAATAGATCCATTCCTGGCATAGTCTTGCAACATACATTAAGCCATAAGCGCATTTGGGTGGGACAGAACTGTGGACATTGAACCAGCCCCCCTCTTCCCCCCGCACCCCACCCAGCAGTTCTGGAAGGACAAAGAGATCTGGTTTCTGGAGCCAGAGCAAGCGATCCACGGTTGTTTCTGGACTGCTGCCTGGCACACGTGACTCTCCCGCGTTGAAGCTCACTGTGGGGAGAAAccctgaggtggggggggggagatgaagatCTGGGTCTCTTGCCTGAACTGGGCCTCTTCCTTTCTACTTTTCCTCAGAAGGACCCTGCCTTGCAttgaaaatacattaaaaaaaaaaaaagcaggaattgTTTTTCCAGGAATGAGCAGCTGATGGGGAGCCTGCTAGGTTTATCCCACATCTCCCCGGCTCCTCCCCAAAGCTCAGTGCAAAAATATGGATGACTTGATTCATAACTTTAAAAAGTCCACCCAAGATTACTCTCTGGCAGAGCAGCCCTCTTCATTCCCTGAAAAACTCATTTTTGAAAGTAAGCGATCCAGTTGATTAAACACAGATCCTTAACTTggtccttgcttccttcttgAGGAAAAAGCGCTCCTGCGaccagaatttttgattttaactgTATCAGCATCTCTTAAGCAGACTCGGCCTTACCCCAATTTCTTTTGGGCATCTAATTTCAGGCTAAAGCCCCTCTGGCCCCCTTTGATCTATGCCAGGCACTTATATAAAAGCAACCGCAAAATAAGGTTTAACTTTTTTATTTGGATCTGCATGATGAGAAAACTAACACATgtactgtattaaaaaaaaaatactcagaaatgctatgcagaaaaagaaaactacACACAGTGTTTCTTTGTAAACATAAGAGACTTCTGTAGCAACTGGAGGGAAAGTCAGAGAGTCCTTTGGCAGCTTCCTCTTATAATGAAAAACAGCTAGTTGTAAGCAGCCTGTCAGCTGAACAcgcctgtggggggggggcttccctcCCAGCGCGAAGGAACTTAAGCAGATTCTGAAACTTTTCTGCTACACGGAGGAAGTGCAGACACATACATGGCCTTCTGCGGGCACAGTTTGGAGTAGAGCAGCATGGAAATGTCAgccgtaaaaaataaaataaaatgcccaATTCATCCGAAGGCCCAGGCACAAAAGCGAGTCCGTGTTTATTCTAAGAGGTGAGAATCGGGGGGGGCCCTGGGGGTCTGACGAGGCTGCTACCATTTTTTGAACGTCCAGGAGTGTTGCAATCAGGGAAGGGGCTTCCTTGGGGCAGGACAGTGGGGAGTCTCAGCCCCACTCCTGACCCTGCAAAGCACCCATTGAGAATACCCTTTCCCAGAGATGGTGCCGTGACGCCCCCTGCTGGCCATGGGGTTCAGAAGGGCCGGCTTGCAAAGAGAGCGGGTGGACGGGGCCCAGGTTCTTCTGCAGCCCCTTTCCCTCCCATGGGAAATGTCCCATTTCCCCagtctcttggggggggggggtggatgcAGTTGGTGTCCAGAGACTAAATAAAGGTGGAGTCCAGCTGGTTGCTGTCCTTGGTACTTTCTGCCCGGGCTCCAAAGAGTTGCTTGATGAGGGCAGACTTCTCCTGCTCCAGCTGGGTGATCCGGTGGCCTTTGTCCGTCACCTCCTGGGCGGGAAGCGGGGGAAAGACCAAATCGGTGTTAGCAAGTAGCCAGTTGgggccttctccctcccccccagcccCTCCCCGCAAAAGAGGTGGGTTTTCTGCTGCCCGCTGACCTTGGTGAGGAGCCTGTTCTGTTCTTTCAGCATGTTGATGGTCTGGTGTGGCCCTACAGATGGGGAGGGGCCCAGCAGAGTGGCAGGCGGGCTGTGCGAGGTGGTGGGGCTTGAGTTCCCAGGCTGAAGAGAAAGGAGGCTTAGCGAAAAGCACATAACAGGTTTCTAGTCCTCATAGGCAGCAGGGCAAATGCCAGCAAAGtttagttattttatttgtacGACGGTACAACGGTAACACTCCCCCCCCGGCCCCCAATCCCAATCCCCCACTGCACCAAGCTCCTCACTTTGGCAGAGAGGGAGAGCAGCTGCCAGAGGCACCGGTTCAGCTCCTGCACTTGGGGGAAGAGTTGGCTGAGCTGCATCCGGCTTTCCTCTTCCTGCCGAGAAAAAGGGGAGGTgcggtggtgaaatctgaactaccggttcgctggctgcgcatgtgcactacACACCAAGTGTGAGGCGCACGCACACACAGTGCACGcccaaaggaggcatggggtaagtagaacagcgcgcagggAAGGGGGTGATCGGCTGTGGCGtgcgatccttttttttttacttttaaaagcacttttttacaacctattcagctgaataggttttaaaaaatgcttttaaaagtaaaaaaaaaggctcagatgatcgcgtggctcagctgggcatggctggtgtgggggcagggatttttgctaccggttctctgaaccacccaccaccatcactaccagatcggccgatccgggagcatttcaccccagggaGGAGATCTGTGGTTGGGTCACCATTGGTGCCCTCCAAGCAGGCTGGCCAGCCCTCCCGTTTTCGGTGAGGGTTCCAGCATCCCCAACCTGCCTCTTGCCCTCACCTGGCGACCTTTGCTTCGTGCCAGCTGCTTCTGGTGCCCCTGCAGGCGATGGAGCTGCTGGTGGTACCAGCCCCGGGCCTCCTCGACCAGCTCCAGCCCCTGCAGCAGgaagtccttctccttctccagctCCTTCATCTGCTTCAGCTGACGGGAGACAGAGAATGGGCAAGGGCATCAGCAGGCAAGGCCCTTCATCTCCACAACCCTCCAACTGTGAGACGAGAGGGCACGACAGGCGCAGGCGCCTCTCCCCGGTTGGACACGCTCGGGATTTGCTTTGAACTACAGTTCCCATTGCTCCCAATGCACTACCGGGGAGGCAACCCAAGCTATAGTCCAGCAGGCCAGCCGGAGGAGCATCCCTCCGCCTTGCCAGCTCTTCTGCCAGGTGGGGACGGGGCACAGGAGTGGGAATACCATCTCATAGTCCACTCCGTGGGTGATAGTGTGTCTCCGGCGTTCCCCTCGAATGCTCAGCTGCCTCCGGCGCTCCTTGCAGGGACCCTCGTTTTCCAGTTGCTCCCTCGGTTTCCGGCTCCCACCGGCCTCTCCTGCTGCAAAGGGAAAAAGTTTAAGGGGACGGGGAGGGGATCTTGGTAAACCCACCACTCACAAGGAAGCAGCATTTTTGATCCTTTCTTCTCCAAATTTAAAACTCCTTTTGTAATCTGCCCTCGGATGGGGCGCTGTTTCTCCCAGGTGCAGATCCACCTGAATCAAGAGGTGATTCAACTCATGAATCAGGTTTTTCCCcttcatgtccccccccccactctgcaATTAAACCTATACCGTTCGGTCTGGCCTGCCATCAACCAGGGGAAGCTCCCACAGAGAAAAGAACTCTGCACATGGCCAGAGAGCCCCTTCTCGCTCCAGAGCTTTGGGTCCCTCACCCGCTCGCTTGCCCTGCAGCTGCTGCTCCGCCTGCCCGCCGTGGCTGCTCTGCTCCAGGCTCCGAGGGGCGCCGCCGCCCGGCCGAGCGCCCCGtttcagcggcggcggcgggtcgGTGAGGGGCCCGTCAGCTCCGCCCGCCAGTTTCCCTCCGGCGGGCTCCGCGGGGCCGTCGGCTGGCTCGGGGCCCAGGAGCGCCAACCGGAGCCCCAGCACGAAGCGCTCGAAGGTGAGGTAGCCGCTGGCCGGAGCCGCCCGGCGCAGCCCCTCCAGGACCCCCGGCGGCAGCGGCCCCGCTTCCCCGCCCGGCTGCAGCCAGCGCGACTCGATCTCCCGCAGGTGCACGTAGCCCCGCCGCCGCTCGTCCAGGATGTCGTAGAGCGGGCGCAGGCTCTGCACAAAGGCCCGCGGCGGCCCCTCCGCGCTGCGCCCCGGAGCCATCGGGCAGACAAAGGGGCGCGGGGCTCCCCGTGACGTCAGCGGCCCGACGCTCATTGGCCGTCCCCACCCCGCCCTCGCCGCCCATTGGCGGAGCCGCCCCGCGAACTGGTTTGATTTCGCTGCAGGAGCGGAGGAGGCAAAAGTTGCGGCCGGAGCCGCCTcgccctccctgcctccccccgcGACCCCCGGCCCGGAGATGGTGGGCAGGGGCGCCTCCCTCGGCCGCTCCGGGGCAGCGCTTGGCGGGCGGCGCTGCTTCCCTCCCGCTCTGCCCTTTGGCAATGGGCTGCGGGGCTCCGCCTGGCCGGACGGGGCGGGACCCGCGGCTGAGCCCAGCAGCTGAGCGGCCACTTCGGGCAACTGGCGGAAGGGCGCGCGGTGGTTCGTGCCCGCGCGCCCCGCTCCCCACCCTCCGGCCTCCCCGCCGCGCCCGGCCATGGGGCCGCTGGAAGAGGAGCTGCGGGGCCGCTTGGAGTGCGCCGGCCAGCCCCACCTGCTGCGCTTCTGGGCCGAGCTGGGACCGGCGCAGCGGGAGGCGCTGCTGGGGCCGCTGGCGCTGCTGGAGCCCGAGGCGCTGGCCGAGCATTGCCGCCGGGCGGCCCAAGCCTGCGCCCGCGAGCGACGGCCCTGCCCGGAGAAGCTGGAGGGCCGCATACAGCCCCTCCCGCCCGAGGTGCTGGGCAGCGTCGGCAGCGGCGACCTGGAGGCTCTGCGGCggtgggaggaggaaggtgggCGCACCCGCGAGTGGCGGCTTTTGGGGGGCCTGGCCTGGCGCTGTGCCCACAACCGTGCCTGCCTGGCAAGGGAGCTGAGCGGGGGGGGGGTCTCTCAAGAGAGGTGGGCTGATGCCAGCTGTACTTTCTGTCCTGCAGGCCTTCGCCAGATCTCCCAGGGCAAGGTGGCGGCGCTGCTGCTCGCTGGCGGGCAAGGGACCCGTTTGGGGGTGCCCTACCCCAAGGGCATGTTCGACGTGGGCCTGCCCAGCCACAAGACTCTCTACCAGATCCAGGCCGA
It encodes:
- the SAPCD2 gene encoding suppressor APC domain-containing protein 2, with the translated sequence MAGRGGEAGGWGAGRAGTNHRAPFRQLPEVAAQLLGSAAGPAPSGQAEPRSPLPKGRAGGKQRRPPSAAPERPREAPLPTISGPGVAGGGREGEAAPAATFASSAPAAKSNQFAGRLRQWAARAGWGRPMSVGPLTSRGAPRPFVCPMAPGRSAEGPPRAFVQSLRPLYDILDERRRGYVHLREIESRWLQPGGEAGPLPPGVLEGLRRAAPASGYLTFERFVLGLRLALLGPEPADGPAEPAGGKLAGGADGPLTDPPPPLKRGARPGGGAPRSLEQSSHGGQAEQQLQGKRAAGEAGGSRKPREQLENEGPCKERRRQLSIRGERRRHTITHGVDYEMLKQMKELEKEKDFLLQGLELVEEARGWYHQQLHRLQGHQKQLARSKGRQEEESRMQLSQLFPQVQELNRCLWQLLSLSAKPGNSSPTTSHSPPATLLGPSPSVGPHQTINMLKEQNRLLTKEVTDKGHRITQLEQEKSALIKQLFGARAESTKDSNQLDSTFI